One Solidesulfovibrio fructosivorans JJ] DNA window includes the following coding sequences:
- a CDS encoding nickel-dependent hydrogenase large subunit, with translation MSIHPEKNAGIALCEGNLFIISVLRAKGRVARAWSTGKMLHNMNYLLGARLSGEESFFAQRPHCLCNAGHALAATRALERLIGIRLPESARLARNIVHALQYLLDHLTHFYLFYSNDWLDLAAALRASPEKTAAFAREKSPSLAAGAKFYQEAQGLLAALAAGDGGTVFSVGKAGHPAQNASPEASLLVLSHIQPAMDIRTKLTRAQGILRGALAANATWHIGGLPQSASLTGGGNPDLSPTARAACAALLGECRQFIEGTFLPDVLLVGGIYKDWAAVGRSDAFLSWGEFPGPEGGDALFPGGVFTVKDAGQAAPASPDAVTDETDPGWAERDKDRYRLRFGPGETAYHWRNDDFRWFSAPRHAGRACEVGPVARIVGAYGRANAMVRELADAALTALGLPLGALDSVIGRVLARGIESVACIRSVTAWLGDLDRCLDAENPVLQVPFTLPDSGEGIGLAELTRGALVHRIRLRNRRIVAHEALVPSLWNFSPRSGDGIPGPLERALLDIPVADPANPLELLRVIHTFDPCNACVLRVEDADTGRVTSTNAK, from the coding sequence ATGTCCATACACCCCGAAAAAAACGCCGGCATCGCCCTGTGCGAAGGCAACCTCTTCATCATCAGCGTCCTTCGCGCCAAGGGGCGGGTGGCGCGGGCCTGGAGCACGGGGAAGATGCTCCACAACATGAATTACCTGCTCGGGGCCAGACTGTCCGGGGAGGAATCCTTTTTCGCCCAGCGCCCCCACTGCCTGTGCAACGCCGGCCATGCCCTGGCCGCCACCCGGGCCCTGGAACGGCTCATCGGCATACGCCTGCCCGAATCCGCGCGTCTGGCGCGAAACATCGTGCACGCGCTCCAGTACCTTCTCGACCATCTCACCCATTTCTACTTGTTCTATAGCAACGACTGGCTGGACCTCGCCGCCGCCCTGCGCGCCTCGCCCGAAAAGACGGCCGCCTTTGCCCGCGAAAAAAGCCCCTCCCTCGCCGCCGGGGCGAAATTCTACCAAGAGGCGCAAGGCCTGCTGGCCGCCCTGGCCGCGGGCGACGGCGGCACGGTCTTTTCCGTGGGCAAGGCCGGCCACCCGGCCCAGAACGCCTCGCCCGAAGCCAGCCTGCTCGTTTTGAGTCACATCCAGCCGGCCATGGACATCCGGACCAAGCTGACGAGAGCCCAGGGCATCCTGCGCGGCGCGTTGGCCGCCAACGCCACCTGGCATATCGGGGGGCTCCCCCAAAGCGCCAGCCTGACCGGCGGCGGCAATCCCGACCTTTCCCCCACGGCCCGGGCCGCCTGCGCGGCGCTTTTGGGCGAGTGCCGGCAATTTATCGAGGGCACCTTCCTGCCCGACGTTCTGCTCGTCGGCGGCATCTATAAGGATTGGGCCGCCGTGGGCCGCTCCGACGCCTTTTTGTCCTGGGGGGAGTTCCCCGGCCCGGAGGGGGGCGACGCCCTTTTCCCGGGCGGCGTCTTCACGGTTAAAGACGCCGGCCAGGCCGCGCCGGCCAGCCCGGACGCGGTCACCGACGAGACGGACCCGGGCTGGGCCGAGCGGGACAAGGACCGCTACCGGCTGCGCTTCGGCCCGGGGGAAACGGCCTACCACTGGCGAAACGACGATTTCCGCTGGTTCAGCGCGCCGCGCCATGCCGGCCGGGCCTGCGAGGTCGGGCCCGTGGCCCGCATCGTCGGAGCCTACGGACGCGCCAACGCCATGGTCCGGGAGCTTGCGGACGCGGCCTTGACAGCGCTCGGTCTGCCGCTTGGAGCGCTTGATTCCGTCATCGGCCGGGTGCTGGCCCGGGGCATCGAATCCGTGGCCTGCATCCGCTCCGTCACGGCCTGGCTCGGCGACCTCGACCGCTGCCTCGACGCGGAAAACCCGGTCCTGCAGGTGCCTTTCACGCTCCCGGACAGCGGCGAGGGCATCGGCCTGGCGGAACTCACACGGGGCGCGCTCGTGCACCGCATCCGCCTGCGAAACCGGCGGATCGTCGCCCACGAGGCGCTCGTGCCCTCGCTTTGGAACTTCTCCCCCCGAAGCGGCGACGGGATTCCCGGCCCCCTGGAGCGGGCCCTGCTGGACATCCCGGTGGCCGACCCGGCCAATCCACTGGAACTCTTGCGCGTCATACACACGTTCGATCCCTGCAACGCCTGCGTGCTGCGCGTCGAGGACGCCGACACCGGCCGCGTGACAAGCACCAACGCGAAATAA